In Athalia rosae chromosome 6, iyAthRosa1.1, whole genome shotgun sequence, one DNA window encodes the following:
- the LOC105690732 gene encoding proto-oncogene tyrosine-protein kinase ROS isoform X3 produces MSGIQICVLLLRLLALFHGVSGLLPEDLDFGTSPISLQDECAARCPDLDLNQNRTDDANSEVGCGVRCRMDQCTKGCAAWQSALETNCRAVCNGTQELLPTKQLYCVLGCHDALDRYFQQLKEEIGTPPAPALVADSLTATSLRLEWKGIDIERRGAGISYLVQWMYEELAETWQYCRNQSWGEDDQILVDNLQPYTKYRFRVALILKSTQHNRESIVSAPSVPILTKPEGLPLSEPVIVRAAAVDSCRVSVSWEPGPFPNGPLLSYVLRLQGGNYSQLKDIPASENASDYHYMFQNLKPDKNYSVSLTMRNSEGEGPPAVIHIATTPEAAVKDTQQPILILGGKHTVKKQDADMLEDPTLIYETTNTISGVAIHVASAQVFVSDSGGYVYRTSITERSKPIEVLNPDQINFKPLSLSVDWLNLHLYVLGEVRHATTVWQIARCDFDGRGLTIAVAGFLTKPSHIEVDPYNGYLFWVRKDGLFRLDLADISNGIKHETHPDLILEDAHLEAFMVDHRNFRLLVPHHVQNTVISVTLDGREVSNLRANTQQPKFKNVVSLAMANGLFYWTNGQDILKEDYHPGQDRYFHNSYPDRSCVSVNVLMDASQPAPVPVNPPTGVQAVLGAHMAKVSWRAPYLLGGQGKGAWQNWSYELEIKDVSTGEPIHQEEIGGSSHTVYHLRERSEYLIKAAAYTSAGRGPWSSEFRGCTLRDPKGGSYASILWSASEGLLRSDVTGENVETLIQKSSWKDSDMEYHIIDVAWYKDLLYLVGNNSMLYCYNMTSHETYRLHINSVRSVAVDWISKKLYWANPKQQIITRANLDGTQQEPMSILAIVKELMIDSLEAYLYWSTGHAVEVSRLNGQDRRYYHSDEIFNGKQVMGLTLDTENKSVYWIVRSYESGSVLYRAPTSERIPMNQEIVPEKLSALQHSNMQGPLCYFSEHLLWLQDDRNAVIGDLSGQNTAVINGITLSGLQMVAIMDHALHQYPKNLSSENITVLPSAVNVDSIRVVGNWSKFNVSWDPVRNTNYGTVFYEVKYADHINTNANPEITKETTIAYNNSERFSPYAILEVTIKAFTYWGMSHHTRKILRSPQAEPSHPTNPRGFVEFNKKPLSDDTDISIVFRWDQPDHPNGLILGYTIVCWYMKDDTKITICDKINVPPKNLEYKVDKVLSNTTYYFKVQAHTIVGAGWFTDVINISTEFEYPVPQILVATLDAVRISDLDRGINDTITRHIAIEVAYSAAENKIYWINEMQEMVIADIDSSNATKILALNNSASSLCVDWITRTLFWTESEYRETVVGSQIMRLDLTAWEAGYTKVEKIITTNRAASKLDISPLMGILYWIESSQNDRGIIMQSDLHGDDIQPFFNHAEDCSCPFAPLVRPVMAVDNTDIHNPVIYWVSQEGNLNIADIEGCVCNMVLSPDSGKGLPPTSLTVDKVNVYWSNIDQDQVYFINKLNPDDTEIKKFHLYSARSLKAIGNSLQPYPFAECLIPRQVSYNVELIEKFANSIKIKLPEPVPHFGCDKFHLPATLYTVYITECLVNDPRDCKNRERVRVQSYEKLIEAKNLKPFTKYMFQVGLSNYYSELESSTLELGPGNIIRTDAGAPTRPENVVVQALTPTLASINWMPPKVLNGAVVRYEIHWRSAQLVNGIRQKGEQLIKNTEQPADGKLSAMLQPLLPGQEYLVYVRAYSAHSTTSYNESVPLSVRMYPEPNNLTLTGQSINSMNVSWAPNESITIVYHLEYSIVGLEKWQIATNSVKRNDKVEFIIQNLRPRTLYRFQLVLRYPNYNQDFIWPADARFTFETSGDVPSAPGIPISTKLRGSVHQISWEPAQAHGSQITLYRLEGRVVEDSNLVEENRNDTSQWNLYYNGTDASWISVGEMNQKYQFRVQARNAYGFGKWSEISGVVDLTEAVSGILVARQHLGLVLGLSVPLILGVMLLCFGVFLCPVYRQRKEDKKVVIPPTMPDVELATLREIPRGNFVQSNALYASAIQNDPDDSALPKIKREQITLAKFLGSGAFGEVFQGDAKDLDGPGITRVAIKTLRKGASAQEKTEFLQEARLMSHFKHKHVLRLLGVCLDTDPPLLVLELMKAGDLLTYLRASRPLQPIDPGALRLQDLLAMCEDVARGCRYLEELHFVHRDLACRNCLVSARDRENRVVKIGDFGLARDIYKNDYYRKEGEGLLPVRWMAPESLVDGVFTSQSDVWAFGVLMWEITSLGQQPYPARTNLEVLYHVRAGGRLPKPLNCPTALHQLMLRCWSTADARPSFKACLDHIITLRSGTEDAPLSPIHAGHYLSKRGNSWKSSSSEGSRDMQPFLPDFCNTTALLSSGEIPKYLELLADNDVPDIRDIPTGGYEVPRSAQILDKTEVQRESKRPEVANPQIECPALDFEQPEGISNQKRESATSTELQGHKRTSISSIGEKFNILDSVKIANHISKAMTIRNSPISIEEIRKSDGGLLEVKGSLTSLSSRSNSSHGSSASLAPSTRPSSSLINLQNTLPQKKTNGSKRNSFASDPNSGKNTISKLHRTHSVLQNGKANIPLAINSALLNSLRQAPSTNEEKDSSDVATYTNINSDTVRING; encoded by the exons ATGTCAGGGATCCAAATATGCGTGTTGCTGTTGAGGCTGCTGGCGCTTTTTCATGGAGTCTCAGGACTCCTCCCGGAGGATTTGGACTTCGGAACTTCCCCTATCAGTTTACAAGACGAGTGCGCAGCAAGGTGTCCTGACCTCGACCTCAACCAG AATCGAACGGACGACGCAAATTCAGAAGTGGGATGTGGGGTGAGATGTAGAATGGATCAG TGTACCAAAGGATGTGCGGCGTGGCAATCAGCACTGGAAACCAACTGTCGAGCTGTTTGC aacgGTACGCAAGAACTTCTTCCAACTAAACAACTATACTGTGTGCTTGGATGCCACGATGCTCTGGACAGATATTTTCAACAACTCAAag aggaAATAGGCACACCGCCAGCCCCTGCCTTAGTCGCGGATAGCTTAACGGCGACTTCCTTACGACTGGAATGGAAGGGCATCGACATAGAGAGAAGAGGTGCTGGAATATCATACCTGGTGCAATGGATGTACGAAGAATTAGCCGAGACGTGGCAGTATTGCAGAAATCAATCGTGGGGAGAAGACGACCAAATACTGGTGGATAATTTACAGCCTTATACGAAGTACAGG tTTCGCGTGGCCTTGATATTGAAATCCACGCAACATAATCGAGAGTCTATCGTATCAGCGCCGAGTGTGCCGATATTAACGAAACCCGAGGGTTTACCATTGTCGGAACCGGTAATTGTAAGAGCGGCAGCGGTAGATAGCTGTCGTGTCTCCGTTTCTTGGGAACCGGGACCGTTTCCGAACGGACCACTTTTGTCCTATGTCCTACGGCTGCAAGGGGGCAATTATTCCCAGCTTAAG GACATACCAGCTTCAGAAAATGCCTCGGATTATCATTAcatgtttcaaaatttgaagcccgataaaaattattccgtgAGTTTAACCATGAGGAATAGCGAGGGGGAAGGACCACCCGCTGTTATACACATCGCCACGACACCCGAAGCAGCTG TCAAAGACACTCAGCAGCCTATACTGATTCTTGGCGGCAAGCATACGGTGAAGAAACAGGACGCTGATATGCTGGAAGATCCAACGTTGATTTACGAGACAACGAACACGATATCTGGAGTCGCTATCCACGTTGCATCGGCCCAAGTATTCGTCTCAGATTCTGGAGGCTACGTTTATCGGACATCAATTACGGAGAGGTCCAAACCAATCGAGGTCCTTAATCCGgatcaaattaatttcaaaccTTTAAGTTTGTCCGTCGATTGGCTCAACCTGCACCTTTACGTCCTGGGAGAGGTCAGGCACGCTACTACTGTCTGGCAAATTGCTAGGTGCGACTTTGATGGAAGAGGTCTCACTATTGCCGTAGCGGGCTTCCTGACAAAACCATCGCATATCGAAGTAGACCCGTACAACGGGTACTTGTTTTGGGTCAGAAAAGACGGTTTGTTTCGACTGGACTTGGCTGACATCAGCAACGGTATCAAGCACGAG ACTCATCCGGATCTCATCCTGGAAGATGCGCATTTAGAAGCCTTCATGGTTGACCATAGAAATTTCCGCTTACTGGTACCACATCACGTGCAAAATACCGTGATATCAGTCACGCTGGATGGCAGAGAAGTTTCCAATCTTCGAGCCAATACACAGCAgccaaaattcaaaaatgttgTATCTCTAGCAATGGCTAACGGCTTGTTTTACTGGACGAACGGACAAGATATACTAAAAGAAGATTATCACCCCGGTCAAGACAGATACTTCCACAACTCGTACCCAGACAG GTCGTGCGTGAGTGTCAACGTGCTAATGGATGCCAGTCAGCCGGCTCCGGTCCCAGTTAATCCACCAACAGGTGTGCAAGCGGTTCTGGGAGCACACATGGCTAAGGTTTCTTGGCGGGCCCCCTACCTTCTGGGAGGACAGGGTAAAGGCGCGTGGCAAAATTGGTCGTACGAATTGGAAATCAAGGACGTATCGACCGGGGAACCGATACATCAGGAGGAAATTGGGGGATCTTCGCACACCGTTTATCATTTGAGAGAAAGATCTGAATATTTGATAAAAGCCGCGGCGTATACCAGTGCTGGACGAGGTCCGTGGTCCTCAGAATTCAGAGGATGTACATTGAG GGATCCAAAAGGCGGTTCTTATGCTTCGATATTGTGGTCTGCTTCGGAAGGGCTTTTGAGAAGCGACGTAACGGGAGAGAATGTGGAGACGTTGATTCAAAAATCTAGTTGGAAGGACTCCGACATGGAATATCATATAATTGATGTGGCCTGGTACAAAGACCTCCTTTATTTGGTGGGCAACAACTCAATGCTGTATTGTTACAACATGACCAGTCACGAAACATACAGACTGCACATTAATTCTGTGAGAAGCGTTGCCGTTGACTGGATATCGAAAAAACTTTACTGGGCCAATCCGAAGCAGCAAATC atAACCAGAGCCAACCTTGACGGAACGCAGCAAGAACCCATGTCGATACTGGCCATTGTTAAAGAGCTTATGATTGATTCGTTGGAAGCGTATTTGTACTGGTCAACCGGTCACGCGGTCGAGGTATCGAGACTCAATGGCCAAGACCGGAGGTATTATCACTctgatgaaatattcaatggAAAGCAAGTTATGGGACTGACTTTGGACACGGAGAATAAATCTGTTTACTGGATCGTCAGGAGTTACGAAAGTGGTTCTGTACTCTACAGGGCACCAACTTCCGAAAGGATTCCAATGAACCAAGAAATTGTTCCAGAAAAG CTCTCCGCACTGCAACATTCCAACATGCAGGGGCCCCTCTGCTATTTTTCAGAGCATTTGCTCTGGCTCCAAGACGACAGAAATGCGGTCATAGGTGACTTGTCTGGTCAGAACACAGCTGTAATTAATGGAATAACGCTCTCTGGTCTCCAAATGGTTGCTATAATGGACCATGCTTTACACCAATACCCAAAAAATCTGTCTTCAGAAAATATAACCGTCCTTCCGTCCGCTGTTAACGTAGACAGTATCAGAGTCGTAGGTAATTGGAGTAAATTCAACGTTTCATGGGACCCCGTTAGAAACACAAACTACGGAACAGTTTTCTACGAAGTAAAATACGCCGACCATATAAACACAAATGCCAATCCAGAAATTACTAAAGAAACTACTATCGCGTACAACAACTCCGAGCGATTCTCACCGTACGCCATACTCGAAGTGACTATAAAAGCATTTACCTACTGGGGAATGTCCCATCACACGAGAAAGATTCTACGATCGCCCCAAGCCGAGCCGAGCCATCCTACGAATCCTAGAGGATTTGTTGAATTCAACAAAAAGCCGTTGAGTGACGATACCGATATTTCTATAGTCTTCAG atggGATCAGCCGGATCATCCTAACGGCTTGATTCTTGGCTACACAATCGTGTGCTGGTACATGAAAGATGACACCAAGATAACCATTTGCGACAAAATTAACGTGCCTCCTAAAAATTTGGAATACAAAGTGGATAAAGTTTTATCAAATACGACATACTACTTCAAAGTACAGGCCCATACAATTGTCGGTGCTGGATGGTTTACggatgttataaacatttccaCAGAATTTGAATATCCGGTGCCACAAATATTGGTAGCAACTCTCGACGCTGTTAGAATTTCCGATCTAGACAGAGGTATCAATGATACGATAACCAGACACATCGCGATAGAAGTGGCTTATTCCGcagctgaaaataaaatttattggaTCAATGAAATGCAAGAGATGGTGATCGCGGATATCGACAGCTCAAACGCTACAAAAATTTTAGCTTTGAACAACTCTGCCTCAAGTTTGTGTGTAGATTGGATCACGAGGACCCTTTTTTGGACGGAATCGGAATACAGAGAGACCGTCGTCGGTAGCCAAATCATGCGTCTGGATTTAACAGCATGGGAAGCTGGGTAcacaaaagttgaaaaaatcataactacGAATAGGGCAGCTTCGAAACTGGATATATCACCGTTGATGGG CATACTCTATTGGATCGAATCGAGTCAAAATGATCGTGGGATTATAATGCAGTCAGATTTACACGGAGACGACATTCAACCGTTTTTTAATCACGCCGAAGACTGTTCTTGTCCATTTGCACCGCTGGTGAGACCAGTCATGGCCGTTGATAACACAGATATACATAATCCTGTGATCTATTGGGTGTCGCAGGAGGGTAACTTGAATATTGCGGATATCGAAGGATGTGTTTGCAATATGGTGTTGAGTCCAG ATAGTGGCAAAGGCTTACCTCCAACATCACTGACTGTTGATAAAGTTAACGTTTACTGGTCGAACATAGACCAGGATCAAGTGTACTTCATAAACAAATTGAATCCAGATGACACTGAGATAAAGAAGTTTCACTTGTATAGTGCTCGTAGTTTGAAAGCCATCGGAAACTCCTTACAGCCTTATCCATTCGCGGAGTGTCTGATCCCGCGACAAGTATCCTACAATGTTGAGCTCATCGAGAAATTTGCCAATTctattaaaattaaattgcCAGAACCCGTGCCACACTTTGGGTGTGATAAATTTCACCTACCGGCAACGTTATACACTGTTTACATAACGGAATGCCTTGTGAACGACCCTAGAGATtgtaaaaatagagaaagagtCAGAGTGCAATCTTACGAGAAGCTAATCGAAGCAAAGAATCTAAAACCCTTTACAAAATACATGTTTCAAGTGGGCTTGAGTAACTACTACAGTGAACTTGAGTCTTCTACCCTCGAACTAGGACCGGGTAATATAATAAGGACAGACGCAGGAGCGCCCACGAGACCAGAAAATGTTGTAGTTCAAGCTCTTACGCCAACTTTAGCTTCTATAAATTGGATGCCACCAAAAGTATTAAACGGAGCGGTAGTTCGATACGAAATTCACTGGAGATCGGCACAACTCGTGAATGGCATTAGACAGAAGGGTGAACAACTGATAAAAAACACCGAACAACCTGCGGATGGTAAACTATCAGCTATGCTACAGCCGTTACTGCCAGGACAAGAATATCTTGTCTACGTTCGCGCTTATTCCGCACATTCTACCACCAGCTACAACGAAAGCGTGCCTCTGAGTGTGAGAATGTATCCCGAACCGAATAATTTAACACTGACAGGTCAGAGTATCAACTCTATGAACGTATCCTGGGCACCCAACGAGAGTATAACGATTGTCTATCACCTAGAATATTCCATTGTGGGACTAGAAAAATGGCAAATCGCTACCAACTCCGTGAAGCGGAACGATAAAGTTGAGTTTATAATCCAAAATCTGCGCCCGAGAACTTTGTACAGATTCCAATTGGTCTTGAGGTATCCAAATTACAATCAAGACTTCATATGGCCCGCCGACGCGAGGTTCACGTTTGAAACATCGG GTGATGTTCCCAGTGCACCCGGGATTCCCATATCAACAAAGTTGCGTGGCTCGGTTCATCAAATCAGTTGGGAACCAGCGCAAGCTCATGGTTCTCAGATAACGCTTTATAGATTAGAAGGACGAGTTGTGGAAGATTCTAATCTCGTTGAAGAGAATCGAAACGATACCAGCCAATGGAATCTTTACTACAATGGAACGGATGCTAGTTGGATCAGCGTTGGGGAGATGAATCAAAAATACCAATTTCGAGTTCAAGCTAGGAATGCGTACGGTTTCGGAAAGTGGAGCGAAATCAGTGGAGTTGTCGATTTGACGGAGGCAGTTAGTGGCATATTGGTCGCCAGACAACACCTGGGACTGGTACTGGGACTCAGCGTTCCTCTGATACTTGGCGTGATGCTCTTATGCTTCGGTGTTTTTCTTTGTC CAGTATACAGACAGCGTAAGGAAGATAAGAAGGTAGTAATCCCCCCGACAATGCCGGATGTGGAATTAGCAACGCTGCGTGAAATCCCACGTGGAAATTTCGTTCAGTCAAATGCATTATACGCGTCAGCGATACAGAACGATCCCGATGATTCCGCATTGcctaaaataaaaagagagcaaATAACGTTGGCCAAGTTCTTGGGCAGTGGGGCATTTGGAGAG GTATTTCAAGGAGATGCCAAAGATCTGGATGGTCCCGGTATAACTCGTGTGGCCATTAAAACTTTACGAAAAGGTGCTTCGGCGcaagaaaaaactgaattctTGCAAGAGGCTCGGCTAATGAGTCACTTCAAGCACAAACACGTTCTAAGATTACTCGGGGTTTGTCTGGACACTGATCCACCGTTACTGGTCTTGGAATTAATGAAGGCTGGAGATCTTTTGACATACCTAAGAGCCAGCCGTCCTCTGCAGCCGATAGACCCCGGCGCCCTACGTCTCCAAGATCTCTTAGCGATGTGCGAGGATGTGGCTAGAGGGTGTCGATATTTGGAGGAGCTCCATTTTGTTCACAGAGATTTGGCCTGCAGAAATTGTTTGGTATCGGCCAGAGATCGTGAAAATCGGGTCGTTAAAATCGGAGACTTTGGGCTGGCAAGAGATATATACAAAAATGATTATTACCGAAAG GAAGGAGAAGGCCTGTTGCCTGTACGCTGGATGGCACCTGAGTCACTTGTAGACGGAGTATTTACGTCACAGAGCGACGTATGGGCCTTCGGAGTTTTGATGTGGGAGATTACCTCGTTAGGTCAGCAGCCGTACCCAGCAAGAACTAATCTTGAAGTATTGTACCACGTCAGAGCGGGTGGGCGACTTCCTAAACCGCTGAACTGCCCAACCGCATTGCATCAACTAATGTTACGATGCTGGAGTACAGCCGACGCTAGACCTAGCTTCAAGGCTTGTCTCGATCACATAATCACGCTCAGGAGTGGGACTGAAGATGCACCATTAAGTCCTATACATGCTGGCCATTACTTATCGAAACGAG GCAATTCTTGGAAATCCAGCAGTTCCGAAGGGAGTCGAGACATGCAACCATTCCTACCTGATTTTTGCAATACAACCGCCTTACTATCGTCCGGTGAGATACCAAAATATTTAGAATTGTTAGCAGACAACGATGTACCTGATATTAGAGATATTCCGACGGGGGGATACGAAGTACCGAGATCTGCGCAGATCTTAGATAAAACCGAGGTTCAGAGAGAATCAAAACGCCCAGAAGTTGCCAATCCACAGATCGAATGCCCTGCCTTAGATTTCGAACAACCCGAAGGAATTTCTAATCAAAAACGAGAGTCAGCCACCAGTACGGAGCTGCAGGGACACAAGAGAACTTCCATATCAAGCATTGGTGAGAAATTTAATATATTGGACAGTGTTAAAATTGCTAATCACATTTCAAAAGCCATGACAATTAGAAACTCTCCGATATCTATCGAAGAGATTCGTAAGAGTGACGGAGGTTTGCTTGAAGTTAAAGGATCATTAACTAGTCTGAGTAGTAGAAGCAACAGCTCTCACGGGTCATCCGCGAGTTTGGCTCCATCAACTAGGCCTAGTTCGTCGTTGATAAATTTACAGAATACCCTCCCTCAAAAGAAAACTAACGGTAGTAAGAGAAATAGTTTTGCGAGCGACCCAAATAGtggaaaaaatacaatttcaaaattgcaCAGGACACATTCAGTCCTGCAAAACGGCAAGGCGAATATCCCCTTGGCAATAAATAGTGCCTTACTGAATTCGCTTAGACAAGCGCCGAgtacgaacgaagaaaaagatagcAGCGATGTTGCTAcctatacaaatataaattcgGATACTGTCAGAATAAACGGGtaa